A window of Macrotis lagotis isolate mMagLag1 chromosome X, bilby.v1.9.chrom.fasta, whole genome shotgun sequence contains these coding sequences:
- the LOC141497092 gene encoding uncharacterized protein LOC141497092 has protein sequence MASGPQESVTFQDVAVDFTPEEWGNLGSAQKELYREVMLENYWNLVCLGLEVSKPDVIYQLEQGEAPWLPREAVPRSYSQDWGTGPETKVSAVMLSISMEGSFQERITGNSTCISKIEKAWECETKLQRQQSNKKCSQQVKIAPKKFHNKLRVQEYNKFGRSINRGLILFSQQRLYVGKSFCKYDTLKKYFRLHTELRKYGRICVKKICSKYNECGKSFKYTSEFTENHKLQIGEKHQGNESGKNFHQSLLLNRPKIHTGEKFYECSECGKAFRWKSRLIKHQRIHTGEKPYKCNECGKTFQQRVQLTQHQTIHTGKKPYECNECGKAFRLSTGLIHHQTIHTGEKSFKCNECGKAFPVNTYLTQHQRIHTGEKPYKCKICGKAFRLSTGLTQHKTIHTGEKPYKCNECGKAFRLRTQLTEHQTIHTGEKPYECAECGKSFRLNTGLTQHQATHTGEKPYECSECGKAFSQRADLIRHHRIHTGEKPYECNECGKAFRLRTQLTEHQTIHTGEKPYECNECGKAFRLSTGLTQHQTVHTGEKPYECKECGKAFSQRAELTRHYRIHTGEKIYKCDECGKDFRWSRGLTLHQKIHSGEKPYECNECGKTFPLSSYLTQHQRIHTGEKCYKCDECGKAFPLSSQLTQHQRIHTGEKPYKCKVCGKAFRLSQGLTQHQTIHTGEKRYECNECGKTFRQRTGLTEHQTIHTGEKPYECKECGKVFRLRAQLSQHQRIHTGEKPYDCSECGKAFNHRPELKRHQRIHTGEKPYECNECGNAFRLSTHLTRHKRIHTGEKPYECNECVLSFRLKTQLTQHQRIHNGK, from the exons tgtggctgtggacttcaCTCCAGAGGAGTGGGGAAATCTGGGCTCTGCCCAGAAGGAGCTCTATCGGGAGGTGATGCTAGAGAATTACTGGAACCTGGTGTGCCTGG GACTTGAAGTTTCCAAACCAGATGTGATCTACCAACTGGAGCAAGGGGAAGCACCTTGGCTCCCCAGAGAAGCAGTTCCAAGAAGTTACAGTCAAG ATTGGGGTACTGGGCCTGAAACCAAGGTGTCAGCTGTAATGCTAAGTATTTCAATGGAAGGATCATTTCAAGAAAGAATCACAGGAAATAGTACCTGTATCTCCAAAATAGAAAAAGCCTGGGAGTGTGAGACCAAGTTACAGAGGCAGCAGAGCAATAAGAAATGTTCTCAGCAAGTAAAAATCGCCCCCAAAAAATTTCACAATAAACTAAGAGTccaagaatataataaatttggCAGAAGCATCAATCGAGGTCTAATCCTTTTTTCACAACAGAGACTATATGTAGGAAAGAGTTTCTGTAAATATGATACACTTAAAAAGTACTTCAGATTACATACAGAACTAAGAAAATATGGCAGAATCTGTGTGAAAAAGATATGTTCTAAGtataatgaatgtgggaaatcttTCAAGTATACATCAGAGTTCACTGAAAATCATAAATTACAAATTGGAGAAAAACATCAAGGTAATGAAAGTGGGAAAAACTTCCACCAGAGTTTACTGCTTAATCGACCTAAAATTCATACAGGAGAGAAGTTTTatgaatgtagtgaatgtgggaaggccttccgGTGGAAATCAAGGCttattaaacatcagagaattcatactggagagaaaccttataaatgtaatgaatgtgggaaaaccttTCAGCAGAGAGTACAACTTACCCAACATCAGACAATTCATACTGGgaagaagccttatgaatgtaatgaatgtggaaaagcctttcGTCTAAGCACAGGACTTATTCATCATCAGacaattcatactggagaaaaatcttttaaatgtaatgaatgtgggaaggccttcccTGTGAATAcatatctcactcagcatcagagaattcatactggagagaaaccttataaatgtaaaatctgtGGGAAGGCCTTCCGACTGAGTACAGGACTTACTCAACATAAAAcgattcatactggagagaaaccttacaaGTGTAacgaatgtgggaaggccttccgCCTGAGAACACAGCTTACTGAACATCAGACAAtacatactggagagaaaccttatgaatgtgcTGAATGTGGGAAGAGCTTTCGCCTGAACACAGGACTTACACAACATCAGGCAAcacatactggagagaaaccttatgagtgCAGTGAATGTGGAAAGGCCTTCAGTCAAAGGGCAGATCTTATTCGACATCatagaattcatactggagagaaaccatatgagtgtaatgaatgtggaaaggccttCCGCCTGAGAACACAGCTTACTGAACATCAGACGATTCATACTGgtgagaagccttatgaatgcaatgaatgtggCAAAGCTTTCCGCCTGAGTACAGGTCTTACTCAACATCAGACagttcatactggagagaaaccttatgaatgtaaggaatgtgggaaagccttcagtcaGCGGGCAGAACTTACTCGACATTatagaattcatactggagagaagatTTACAAATGTGATGAATGTGGGAAGGACTTCCGATGGAGCAGAGGACTTACACTACACCAGAAAATTCATagtggagaaaaaccttatgaatgcaatgaatgtgggaagaCTTTTCCCCTGAGTTcatatctcactcagcatcagagaattcacactggagagaaatgttataaatgtgatgaatgtggaaaggccttCCCCTTGAGCTCACAACTTACTCAGCACcaaagaattcacactggagagaaaccttataaatgtaaagtTTGTGGGAAAGCCTTCCGCCTGAGCCAAGGACTTACTCAACATCAGACAATTCATACTGGTGAGAAAcgatatgaatgtaatgaatgtggaaaaacctTTCGCCAGAGGACAGGACTTACTGAACATCAGACAATTCATACAggtgagaaaccttatgaatgtaaagaATGTGGGAAGGTGTTTCGATTGAGAGCACAACTTAgccaacatcagagaattcatactggtgagaaaccttatgactgtagtgaatgtgggaaggcctttaACCACCGACCAGAACTTAAACggcatcaaagaattcatactggagagaaaccttatgagtgtaatgaatgtgggaatgCCTTTCGCCTTAGCACACATCTAACTCGACataaaagaattcatactggtgagaaaccttatgaatgcaatgaatgtgTATTGTCATTTCGTCTAAAGACACAGCTTACtcagcatcagagaattcataatgGAAAGTAA